In the genome of Bradyrhizobium sp. CIAT3101, one region contains:
- a CDS encoding xanthine dehydrogenase family protein molybdopterin-binding subunit: MPELNLTSAPAHLRHGSSIGQPLTRRDGVLKVKGQATYAADNHPPGMLFAVMAVSSIAHGRVTSLDVAAAKRHPGVVDVMTADHKPQLAIDPEIKTNPFVFRMEVLQSNEVRYANQPIAVVIAETLEAATEGAVLLAPRYEALPALVGLDAGESYVPPVVGVGNPTENHHGDVAAGLASADKQIDSIYETPAQYHNAMEPHAIVAHWNGDSVQIDMPTQGLMLSLARVAELFGIPHDKIHIRSPFLGGGFGSKGLMAGPPVLGIMAAKLVGKPVKLVLRREQMYGPVGHRAPTRQRLRIGADAEGRLTALDHHARTVSSTFDDFYEPAADASHTLYAAPAIRTSHDAVRVNTGTPLFMRAPGEATGSIALESAIDEMAWACDMDPLAFRLKNYAEVEPITGKPFSSKALRACYDQGAARFGWAKRSLQPRQMRDDAGLLVGWGMGTATFPALMFQAEARAAIRRDGTGAMEIGAHDMGQGAWTALAQIAADAVGLDIDRVTFKAGTSDLPDAGIAGGSAHTATAGAAIHSAGAAVIAKLADLATNDERSPLFGAGNAGVIARDGRLIRRDDESRGEGYTEILARAGVAEIEARGTGAPNPAAMEEYAMHAHGAVFAEVKVDPELGQIRVTRMVGAFAAGRIVNPHLVKSQLFGGMIWGMSFALHEEAITDRRSGRIMNANLGEYHIPVNADVPPLDVITVEEHDPHVNALGIKGVGEIGITGSAGAVANAVWHATGVRVRRFPIRIEELLVQG, from the coding sequence ATGCCTGAGCTCAATCTCACCAGCGCTCCCGCCCATCTCCGTCACGGCTCGAGCATCGGCCAACCCCTGACCCGCCGCGACGGCGTGCTCAAGGTCAAGGGACAGGCGACTTACGCGGCCGACAATCATCCGCCCGGCATGCTGTTTGCGGTGATGGCCGTGTCCAGCATCGCGCATGGCCGCGTGACCTCGCTCGATGTCGCGGCCGCCAAGCGTCATCCCGGCGTCGTCGACGTCATGACGGCGGACCACAAGCCGCAGCTTGCGATCGATCCGGAGATCAAGACCAATCCGTTCGTGTTCCGGATGGAGGTGCTGCAGAGCAACGAGGTTCGCTACGCCAACCAGCCCATCGCCGTCGTGATCGCCGAGACGCTCGAGGCGGCGACCGAGGGCGCGGTGCTGCTGGCGCCGCGTTATGAAGCGCTGCCCGCGCTCGTCGGGCTTGATGCTGGTGAAAGCTACGTGCCGCCGGTCGTTGGTGTCGGCAACCCAACCGAAAATCACCATGGCGATGTCGCGGCAGGGCTTGCATCAGCGGATAAGCAGATCGACTCGATTTACGAGACGCCCGCGCAATATCACAACGCGATGGAGCCGCACGCGATCGTGGCTCACTGGAACGGCGACAGTGTTCAGATCGACATGCCGACCCAGGGATTGATGTTGTCCCTGGCGCGTGTTGCCGAGCTATTCGGCATTCCCCATGACAAGATCCACATCCGCAGCCCGTTCCTCGGCGGCGGCTTCGGCTCGAAGGGGCTGATGGCGGGGCCTCCGGTCCTCGGCATCATGGCGGCAAAGCTGGTCGGCAAGCCGGTCAAGCTCGTGCTGCGCCGCGAGCAGATGTATGGCCCGGTCGGCCATCGCGCGCCGACGCGTCAGCGCCTGCGCATCGGTGCCGACGCCGAGGGACGGCTCACCGCGCTCGATCACCACGCCCGCACCGTGTCGAGCACGTTCGACGATTTCTACGAACCGGCGGCTGACGCCTCGCATACGCTCTATGCGGCGCCTGCGATCCGCACCTCGCATGACGCCGTGCGCGTCAACACCGGCACGCCATTGTTCATGCGTGCGCCGGGCGAGGCCACGGGATCGATTGCACTGGAAAGCGCGATCGACGAGATGGCCTGGGCCTGCGATATGGATCCGCTCGCCTTCCGCCTGAAGAACTATGCCGAGGTCGAGCCGATCACCGGCAAACCGTTTTCCTCGAAAGCGCTGCGTGCCTGTTACGATCAGGGCGCGGCGCGTTTCGGCTGGGCGAAGCGCTCGCTCCAGCCGCGACAGATGCGCGATGATGCCGGACTGCTGGTCGGCTGGGGGATGGGCACCGCGACATTCCCCGCGCTGATGTTCCAGGCCGAAGCGCGCGCGGCGATCCGCCGTGACGGCACGGGCGCGATGGAGATCGGGGCGCACGATATGGGGCAGGGCGCCTGGACGGCACTTGCCCAGATCGCGGCCGACGCCGTCGGGCTCGATATCGATCGCGTCACGTTCAAGGCTGGCACGTCCGACCTGCCGGACGCCGGCATCGCCGGCGGCTCGGCGCACACGGCGACCGCGGGCGCGGCGATCCACAGCGCGGGCGCGGCCGTCATCGCCAAGCTCGCCGACCTCGCCACCAATGACGAGCGCTCGCCGCTGTTCGGCGCCGGCAATGCCGGGGTGATCGCGCGCGATGGCCGGTTGATCCGGCGCGACGACGAGAGCCGCGGCGAGGGCTACACCGAGATCCTCGCGCGGGCAGGCGTCGCCGAAATCGAGGCCCGCGGCACCGGTGCGCCGAATCCGGCAGCGATGGAAGAGTATGCGATGCATGCCCATGGTGCGGTGTTCGCCGAGGTGAAGGTCGATCCCGAACTCGGCCAGATCCGCGTCACCCGCATGGTCGGCGCCTTCGCCGCGGGACGCATCGTCAACCCGCATCTGGTGAAGAGCCAGCTGTTCGGCGGCATGATCTGGGGCATGTCCTTTGCGCTGCACGAAGAGGCCATCACCGACCGCCGCAGTGGCCGGATCATGAATGCCAATCTCGGCGAGTACCACATTCCGGTGAATGCCGACGTGCCGCCGCTCGACGTGATTACGGTCGAGGAGCACGATCCGCACGTCAATGCGCTCGGCATCAAGGGCGTCGGCGAGATCGGCATCACCGGCAGCGCCGGCGCGGTCGCCAATGCCGTCTGGCACGCGACCGGCGTGCGGGTGCGCCGCTTTCCGATCAGGATCGAGGAACTGCTGGTGCAGGGCTGA
- a CDS encoding cupin domain-containing protein: MSVDIGGRLRFIRARQKLSQRELAKRAGVTNSTISLIESNQMNPSVGALKRILDGIPMGLAEFFALEPETRRKIFYRSEELTEVGKKPISYRQIGDNLFGRSLQILKERYEPGSDTGRVHLVHDGEEGGIVISGKLEVTVEDERRILNPGDAYYFESRRPHRFRCVGGKACEVISACTPPTF; encoded by the coding sequence ATGAGCGTCGACATCGGTGGACGGCTGCGATTCATCCGGGCGCGCCAGAAGCTGTCGCAGCGCGAGCTCGCCAAGCGCGCCGGCGTCACCAATTCGACGATTTCGCTGATCGAATCCAACCAGATGAACCCGTCGGTGGGCGCGCTCAAGCGCATCCTCGACGGGATCCCGATGGGGCTTGCCGAGTTCTTCGCCCTGGAGCCAGAGACGCGGCGCAAGATCTTTTATCGCTCGGAGGAGCTGACCGAGGTCGGCAAGAAGCCGATCTCCTATCGCCAGATCGGCGACAATCTGTTCGGCCGCAGCCTGCAGATCCTGAAAGAGCGCTACGAGCCCGGCAGCGACACCGGGCGCGTGCATCTCGTTCATGACGGCGAGGAAGGCGGCATCGTGATTTCGGGAAAGCTCGAAGTCACCGTCGAGGACGAGCGCCGCATTCTCAATCCGGGCGATGCCTATTATTTCGAGAGCCGCCGTCCGCATCGCTTTCGCTGCGTCGGCGGCAAGGCCTGCGAAGTGATCTCGGCTTGCACGCCGCCGACGTTTTAG